A window from Trinickia violacea encodes these proteins:
- a CDS encoding LysR family transcriptional regulator, translated as MTDFNKIDLNLLRVFEAILEERSLTRAGQRLGLSQPAISYALGRLRSSFDDPLFVRATEGMLPTPTAEQLALPIGRAIASIREALRHGEQFDPATSVREFRLSMSDIGEQVFLPPLCEQLQQIAPLIRLEAGQVPVTDVEERLRLGQLDFAIGNLPALKQSTKYAVLFHEAYVCMTRKRPGLPARKLSRDKFLELLHVAVASSESSHRTIDDSLRAAGLHRRVALRVPHFTVIPQILERTDWMVTLPLRVAQLFNQSERFVVYPLPVAIPEVEVTVHWHETFDSDEGSRWFRELIIRTLRDT; from the coding sequence ATGACTGATTTCAACAAGATCGATTTGAACCTGCTGCGCGTGTTCGAAGCGATCCTCGAGGAACGCAGCCTGACCCGCGCCGGACAGCGTCTCGGCCTGTCGCAGCCGGCGATCAGCTATGCACTCGGGCGCTTGCGTTCGTCGTTCGACGATCCGCTGTTCGTCCGCGCGACCGAAGGCATGCTGCCGACGCCGACGGCCGAGCAATTGGCGCTGCCGATCGGGCGCGCCATCGCGTCGATCCGCGAAGCGCTGCGCCACGGCGAACAGTTCGATCCGGCCACCAGCGTGCGCGAGTTTCGCCTGTCGATGTCCGACATCGGCGAGCAGGTGTTTCTGCCGCCGCTCTGCGAGCAGCTGCAGCAGATCGCCCCGCTGATTCGCCTGGAGGCGGGACAGGTGCCGGTGACCGATGTGGAGGAGCGTCTGCGCCTTGGGCAGCTCGACTTTGCCATCGGCAATCTGCCGGCGCTCAAGCAAAGCACGAAGTACGCGGTGCTGTTTCACGAGGCGTACGTGTGCATGACGCGCAAACGCCCCGGACTGCCGGCGCGCAAACTCTCGCGCGACAAATTTCTGGAGCTGCTGCACGTGGCCGTGGCGTCGAGCGAAAGCAGCCACCGCACGATCGACGATTCGCTGCGCGCAGCGGGCCTGCATCGGCGCGTGGCGCTGCGCGTGCCGCACTTCACGGTGATCCCGCAGATACTCGAGCGCACCGACTGGATGGTGACGCTGCCGCTGCGCGTGGCGCAGTTGTTCAATCAATCGGAACGCTTCGTCGTCTATCCGCTGCCGGTGGCCATTCCCGAAGTCGAGGTCACCGTGCATTGGCACGAGACCTTCGACAGCGACGAAGGAAGCCGCTGGTTTCGCGAATTGATCATCCGGACTCTGAGGGACACGTAA
- a CDS encoding aldehyde dehydrogenase family protein: protein MQTIDQIYINGEFVTPHGDEYFDLFNPSTEKVIGRVRLADARDVDDAVAAAKRAFPAFSRTDKRERVEMLRRMHAAVAAKESELFEAIVEEYGAPVSRGRWMAQHASSTLLEAAKILEDYAFSRRAGTADVVMQPLGVAGLITPWNSDAGFICGKLAAALAAGCTAVIKPSEMSAIQTRIVTEALHEAGLPPGVFNIVTGRGEIVGARISSHPDVAKLSFTGSTAVGKTILRTAAETLKRVTLELGGKSPMIVLDDANFDEAVPLALQAGFMNSGQACIAGTRILVPQARLREFEEKIVAALAHVQSGDPRDPRTSIGPMVSQKQWDRVQRYIRIGIDEGARLIAGGEGRPHGVDAGWFVRPSVFSDVTNDMTIAREEIFGPVLSIIGYRDTEDAIAIANDTPYGLQAYVCSSDAARASAVAARIEAGRVLVNTLAHEPAAPFGGFKQSGIGREYGTFGLEAFLEPKALLGAV, encoded by the coding sequence ATGCAGACCATCGACCAGATCTACATCAACGGCGAATTCGTTACGCCACACGGCGACGAATATTTCGATCTCTTCAATCCATCGACCGAGAAGGTGATCGGCCGCGTGCGTCTCGCCGACGCCCGCGACGTGGACGACGCCGTCGCGGCGGCGAAGCGGGCGTTCCCGGCGTTCTCGCGCACGGACAAGCGTGAGCGCGTCGAGATGCTGAGGCGCATGCATGCGGCGGTAGCCGCGAAAGAGAGCGAGCTTTTCGAGGCGATCGTCGAGGAATACGGCGCGCCGGTGTCGCGCGGCCGCTGGATGGCCCAGCACGCGAGCAGCACCTTGCTGGAGGCCGCGAAGATACTCGAGGACTACGCGTTCAGCCGTCGCGCCGGCACTGCCGACGTGGTGATGCAGCCGCTCGGCGTGGCGGGACTGATTACGCCATGGAACAGCGACGCGGGCTTTATCTGCGGCAAGCTCGCGGCGGCGCTCGCCGCGGGCTGCACGGCCGTGATCAAACCCAGCGAAATGAGCGCCATCCAGACGCGAATCGTCACGGAGGCGCTCCATGAAGCCGGGCTCCCGCCGGGGGTGTTCAACATCGTCACGGGACGCGGCGAGATCGTGGGGGCGCGGATCAGCTCGCATCCCGACGTCGCCAAGCTGTCGTTCACCGGATCAACCGCGGTCGGCAAGACGATTTTGCGGACCGCGGCGGAGACGCTCAAGCGCGTGACGCTGGAACTCGGCGGCAAGTCGCCGATGATCGTCCTCGACGACGCCAATTTTGACGAGGCCGTCCCGCTCGCCCTTCAGGCGGGCTTCATGAACAGCGGGCAGGCGTGCATTGCCGGCACGCGAATTCTGGTGCCGCAGGCGCGGCTGCGGGAGTTCGAGGAGAAAATCGTGGCGGCGTTGGCTCACGTTCAGTCGGGCGACCCGCGCGATCCTCGCACGAGCATCGGTCCGATGGTCAGCCAGAAACAATGGGATCGCGTGCAGCGCTATATCCGCATCGGCATCGACGAAGGCGCGCGCCTGATCGCCGGCGGCGAGGGTCGGCCGCATGGCGTCGACGCGGGCTGGTTCGTGCGTCCGAGCGTGTTCAGCGATGTGACGAACGATATGACGATCGCACGAGAGGAGATCTTCGGCCCGGTGCTCTCGATCATCGGGTACCGCGATACGGAGGACGCCATCGCGATCGCCAACGATACGCCCTACGGCCTGCAAGCCTACGTGTGCTCGTCCGACGCCGCGCGAGCAAGCGCGGTTGCCGCGCGGATCGAAGCGGGACGCGTGCTGGTCAACACGCTCGCGCACGAACCGGCGGCGCCCTTCGGCGGATTCAAGCAATCGGGTATCGGCCGCGAGTACGGCACGTTCGGGCTGGAAGCGTTTCTCGAGCCGAAGGCGTTGCTGGGCGCGGTGTGA
- a CDS encoding LysR family transcriptional regulator: MKTSGLSELEAVLAVARHRNFRAAANAMSVSTSALSHAVAALEARIGVKLFNRTTRSVALTEAGAQFVDSVAPALSTIRDALDQAGSFRDTPSGTLRINTSAGAARQVMPVFVAFLKRYPEMKLDIVTEGRLIDIVVEGFDAGIRLAEIVPQDMIAVPFGDRQRFAVVGSPAYFSQHKPPRSPGDLNAHPCIRSRMPSGSIYQWEFERHGETVRIDGGGALTLDNPELMLEAARAGLGLAYLTEWNVDADLAAGTLVRVLEDWTPPLDGLCLYYPGRRHVPAGLRALVEMIREYADAKRGRASDKRKRRSPPAHGSRR, encoded by the coding sequence ATGAAAACATCCGGTCTCAGCGAACTGGAAGCCGTTCTGGCCGTCGCGCGCCATCGGAACTTCCGGGCCGCCGCGAATGCAATGAGCGTGTCGACTTCCGCGCTCAGTCACGCGGTGGCCGCGCTCGAAGCGCGCATCGGCGTGAAGCTCTTCAATCGAACGACGCGCAGCGTGGCGCTGACGGAAGCCGGCGCGCAATTCGTCGACAGCGTCGCGCCCGCGCTTTCGACCATCCGCGACGCGCTCGACCAGGCGGGCAGCTTCCGCGACACGCCGTCGGGCACCTTGCGCATCAATACGTCGGCAGGCGCGGCACGGCAGGTGATGCCGGTCTTCGTCGCGTTCCTGAAGCGCTATCCCGAGATGAAACTCGACATCGTCACGGAAGGGCGGTTGATCGATATCGTGGTCGAAGGATTCGACGCGGGCATCCGCCTGGCGGAAATCGTGCCGCAGGACATGATCGCCGTGCCGTTCGGCGACAGGCAGCGGTTTGCCGTCGTGGGCAGCCCGGCGTATTTCTCGCAGCACAAGCCGCCGCGCTCGCCCGGCGACCTCAATGCGCACCCATGCATCCGCAGCCGCATGCCGAGCGGCTCGATCTATCAGTGGGAGTTCGAACGGCACGGCGAGACGGTGCGCATCGACGGCGGCGGCGCGCTGACGCTGGACAATCCGGAGCTGATGCTGGAGGCCGCGCGTGCCGGCCTCGGTCTCGCGTATTTGACCGAGTGGAACGTCGACGCGGATCTGGCGGCCGGGACGCTCGTGCGCGTGCTCGAAGACTGGACGCCGCCGCTGGATGGGTTGTGCCTCTACTATCCGGGCCGGCGTCATGTGCCTGCGGGGCTGCGTGCGCTGGTCGAGATGATTCGCGAATACGCCGATGCGAAGCGCGGACGTGCATCTGACAAGAGGAAACGCCGCTCGCCGCCGGCACATGGCAGCCGGCGCTGA
- a CDS encoding MFS transporter: MKSNEWDVRYEWKAVTLLALGFGLVGLDRWLIAPLFPSIMKDLHLTAQDVGNCIGILGLSWGIFAALMGGISDKVGRRKVLIPAILAFSLLSGFSGLAGGLASLLAMRALMGVAEGSFCPTSFAATADASHPKRRGFNLGLQQSGFALFGLALSPIIATQLLNVVTWRWVFALVSVPGLILGLLMFRVIREPQTAPKRVATQSERGNWRDVLKSRNIPVAMAALFCAMTGVFVLGAMLPLYLTEYLSLDTQRMGVVVSAIGFGGFIGQFGLPGLSDLVGRRLASIVGFTGTAVMLYLFRGLGAHPVELFAVLFVASFFTLGLVSLLSGPIATEAAPAGMVSTSIGIVVGAGEIFGGGVAPALAGFVATRFGIQNILWLPIFAVLLGIGVSVLLEETAPAKQRRRNLPAAEFSAAEQPE, translated from the coding sequence ATGAAATCGAACGAATGGGATGTGCGCTACGAGTGGAAGGCCGTGACGCTGCTGGCTCTCGGCTTCGGCCTCGTGGGGCTCGACCGATGGCTGATCGCGCCGCTGTTCCCGTCCATCATGAAAGACCTGCACCTGACCGCACAGGACGTCGGCAACTGCATCGGGATACTCGGCCTTTCGTGGGGCATCTTCGCGGCGCTGATGGGAGGCATCTCCGACAAGGTCGGACGCCGCAAAGTCTTGATCCCCGCCATCCTGGCGTTTTCTCTGCTATCCGGTTTTTCAGGGCTCGCCGGCGGTCTCGCCAGCCTGCTCGCGATGCGCGCGCTGATGGGCGTCGCCGAAGGCTCCTTCTGCCCGACGAGCTTCGCCGCCACCGCCGATGCGTCCCATCCGAAGCGCCGCGGTTTCAATCTCGGGCTGCAGCAGAGCGGCTTCGCCCTGTTCGGACTCGCGCTCTCGCCGATCATCGCGACGCAACTGCTCAACGTGGTGACGTGGCGCTGGGTCTTCGCCCTGGTGTCCGTTCCCGGGCTGATTCTCGGCCTGTTGATGTTCCGCGTGATTCGCGAGCCGCAAACCGCGCCCAAGCGTGTCGCCACGCAGTCCGAGCGCGGCAACTGGCGCGACGTGCTGAAGAGCCGCAACATACCGGTCGCCATGGCGGCACTGTTTTGCGCGATGACCGGCGTGTTCGTGCTGGGCGCGATGCTGCCGCTGTATCTCACCGAGTATTTGTCGCTCGACACGCAACGCATGGGTGTCGTGGTCTCGGCGATCGGCTTCGGCGGATTCATCGGCCAGTTCGGGTTGCCCGGCCTCTCCGACCTGGTTGGCCGCCGTCTGGCGAGCATCGTCGGCTTCACGGGAACCGCCGTCATGCTGTACCTGTTCCGAGGACTCGGAGCCCACCCTGTCGAGCTGTTTGCCGTGCTGTTCGTCGCTTCGTTCTTCACCCTGGGCCTCGTCTCGCTGCTTTCCGGACCGATTGCAACGGAAGCGGCGCCGGCCGGCATGGTCTCGACTTCGATCGGCATTGTCGTGGGTGCGGGCGAGATCTTCGGCGGAGGCGTGGCGCCTGCGCTAGCCGGCTTCGTCGCCACTCGCTTCGGAATCCAGAACATCCTCTGGCTGCCGATTTTCGCCGTCCTGCTCGGAATCGGGGTTAGCGTCCTGCTCGAGGAAACGGCGCCGGCCAAACAGCGTCGCCGGAACCTTCCGGCGGCCGAGTTCTCGGCAGCTGAACAGCCCGAGTGA
- a CDS encoding LysR family transcriptional regulator: MDRFLSIEAFVRVAETSSFAEAARQLGVTSSVVTNRIQQLEKFVNAPLFHRSTRHVRLSEVGEAFYRECAEVVGRVNELTDQMRELRATPTGRLRIQMLPGFALGHFGAPLAEFNRRYPGIQIDVIVNDRVVDPIEEGFDVAFQIFPPISGSLIERRLFPVRRLFCAAPAYVIQHGAPQHPRDLLQHTTALYSGYPSRNRWVMTGGGEVVEMELPGMIRSNSVHLLRDYALTGGGVVCLPTLVASASLLDGSLVPLLTDYALSPLSFAAVYPATQRQALKVKALVEFLAEYLGPEPAWDLPLIERGWVT, encoded by the coding sequence ATGGACCGTTTTCTGAGTATCGAAGCATTCGTGCGTGTGGCGGAGACGAGCAGCTTTGCGGAGGCCGCGAGGCAGCTCGGCGTGACGAGTTCGGTCGTCACGAACCGCATCCAGCAGCTGGAGAAGTTCGTCAACGCGCCGCTCTTTCATCGCAGTACGCGGCACGTGCGCCTCTCCGAAGTGGGCGAGGCGTTCTACCGCGAATGCGCCGAAGTCGTCGGGCGCGTCAATGAACTGACCGACCAGATGCGCGAGCTGCGCGCGACGCCGACCGGCCGGCTGCGCATCCAGATGCTGCCGGGTTTCGCGCTGGGCCACTTCGGCGCGCCGCTCGCCGAGTTCAACCGGCGCTATCCCGGCATCCAGATCGACGTGATCGTCAACGACCGCGTGGTCGATCCCATCGAAGAGGGATTCGACGTCGCGTTCCAGATCTTTCCGCCGATCTCCGGGTCGCTGATCGAGCGCCGGCTGTTCCCCGTGCGGCGGCTGTTCTGCGCCGCGCCCGCCTACGTGATCCAGCATGGCGCGCCGCAGCATCCGCGCGATTTGCTGCAGCACACCACGGCGCTCTATTCAGGCTATCCCTCGCGCAACCGCTGGGTGATGACGGGCGGCGGCGAGGTCGTCGAAATGGAGCTGCCCGGCATGATCCGCTCGAATTCGGTGCATCTACTGCGCGACTACGCGCTCACGGGCGGTGGCGTCGTGTGCCTGCCGACGCTCGTGGCCAGCGCTTCGCTGCTCGATGGCTCCCTCGTGCCGCTCCTGACCGACTATGCGCTCTCGCCGCTGAGCTTCGCCGCCGTCTATCCCGCAACGCAGCGACAGGCCTTGAAGGTCAAGGCGCTGGTCGAGTTTCTGGCCGAATACCTGGGCCCGGAGCCCGCGTGGGACCTGCCGCTGATCGAGCGCGGCTGGGTCACTTAG
- a CDS encoding hydroxyquinol 1,2-dioxygenase, with the protein MTETSFHTVFGSLDGYRKGEIEITSGDARHYVFSNIFEVASQSAPYEKVVVGKNLEYVIETLRVEGQSGWFACAHDEFVILMDGEARIDFVELDTPPKGSTGTVRAGEHPAGRAMGHVVLRRGHQALLPAGCAYRFSAQKTGVALVQTMLGELSVQKWADICLH; encoded by the coding sequence ATGACCGAAACGTCATTCCATACCGTCTTTGGGTCGCTCGACGGCTACCGCAAAGGCGAAATCGAAATCACGAGCGGCGATGCCCGCCACTACGTTTTCTCCAACATCTTCGAAGTCGCTTCCCAGTCGGCGCCCTATGAAAAGGTCGTGGTCGGCAAGAACCTCGAATACGTGATCGAGACACTGCGCGTCGAAGGACAGTCCGGCTGGTTTGCCTGTGCGCACGACGAGTTCGTGATCCTGATGGATGGCGAAGCCCGCATCGACTTCGTCGAGCTCGACACGCCGCCCAAGGGCAGCACGGGCACCGTGCGCGCCGGCGAGCATCCCGCCGGCCGCGCGATGGGCCACGTCGTGCTGCGCCGCGGACATCAGGCGCTGCTGCCGGCCGGCTGCGCCTATCGCTTCAGCGCCCAAAAGACCGGCGTGGCGCTCGTGCAAACGATGCTCGGCGAGCTTTCGGTTCAAAAGTGGGCCGACATCTGCCTGCACTGA
- a CDS encoding hydroxyquinol 1,2-dioxygenase, which yields MASLETITHAAGFAADTVRASEPDAVTGYRRFTLGAFEFQRDEYFVKIVWPAKDQMRTHAVPADAFLRAMMRDVAWGFFYGWVNFDHVFGTRNHYGKVDVYAGSFNGIMKEAGVDYMETFETPTIMATFKAILHDWTNEGFDPFAAPEETGTAFGRKHGENDAAIERTRIATRRMPGLEGDSPLREHLSVNRAFADVPQDEPEVHVEPGFEGQLHAFNLFKYLSRSDVTWNPSVTSVCGQSLFCPTTEEYILPVFHGNDRVEWFLQLSDEIVWDIGDKNTGAPRARITMRAGDICAMPADIRHQGYSTKRSMLLVWENATPDLPKRYERGDLKPYPVDF from the coding sequence ATGGCCAGTCTTGAAACCATCACGCACGCAGCCGGCTTTGCCGCCGACACCGTGCGCGCCAGCGAGCCCGACGCCGTGACCGGCTATCGCCGCTTCACGCTCGGCGCATTCGAGTTCCAGCGCGACGAGTACTTCGTCAAGATCGTCTGGCCGGCGAAAGACCAGATGCGCACCCACGCCGTGCCGGCCGATGCGTTTCTGCGCGCGATGATGCGCGACGTCGCATGGGGCTTCTTCTACGGCTGGGTCAACTTCGATCATGTGTTCGGCACGCGCAATCACTACGGCAAGGTCGACGTGTACGCGGGCTCGTTCAACGGCATCATGAAGGAAGCGGGGGTCGACTACATGGAGACCTTCGAGACGCCGACGATCATGGCGACCTTCAAGGCGATCCTGCACGACTGGACCAACGAAGGCTTCGATCCGTTTGCGGCGCCGGAGGAAACGGGCACGGCATTCGGCCGCAAGCATGGCGAGAACGACGCCGCGATCGAGCGCACGCGCATCGCGACGCGCCGCATGCCGGGCCTCGAGGGCGACTCGCCGCTGCGCGAGCACCTGAGCGTGAACCGCGCGTTCGCGGACGTTCCCCAGGACGAGCCCGAAGTTCACGTCGAACCGGGTTTCGAAGGCCAGCTGCACGCGTTCAATCTCTTCAAGTACCTGTCGCGCTCGGACGTCACGTGGAATCCGTCCGTGACGTCGGTATGCGGCCAGAGCCTGTTCTGCCCGACCACCGAGGAATACATCCTGCCGGTCTTTCACGGCAACGATCGCGTCGAGTGGTTCCTGCAGCTCTCCGACGAGATCGTCTGGGACATCGGCGACAAGAACACGGGCGCGCCGCGCGCGCGCATCACGATGCGCGCGGGCGACATCTGCGCGATGCCGGCCGACATCCGCCACCAGGGCTACTCGACGAAGCGCTCGATGCTGCTCGTCTGGGAAAACGCGACGCCCGACCTGCCCAAGCGTTACGAGCGCGGCGACCTGAAGCCGTACCCGGTCGATTTCTGA
- a CDS encoding aldehyde dehydrogenase family protein, giving the protein MQTQLFIDGRFTDAVEGGTIDVLNPHDGTLIAKIAAATAADVDLAVEAAARAFPKWAALPAAERGRLLLRLADAIEANAEELAQLESLDTGHPIRDSRALDVPRTAACFRYFGGMADKLQGSVIPVETGFLNYVQRAPIGVVGQIVPWNFPLMFTSWKMGPALAAGNTVVLKPSEITPLSTLRIVELMAEVGFPAGVVNIVAGYGHTAGQRLAEHEGVGKIAFTGSTATGRRIVEASKGNLKRVQLELGGKGANIVFDDADLDAAINGAAWAIFHNQGQACIAGSRLILHERIADAFLERFVALAASIRVGNPLDPNTEMGPLTSKQHLERVTAFVDVARAQGGRVLTGGTAPHDASLANGYYVRPTVVEAASPNDSVAQEEVFGPFATVLRFRTDEEALAIANGTAYGLGSGLWTRDLSRAHRMAGQIHAGMCWVNCYKRVNPGSPFGGVGQSGYGREMGFEAMHDYTEARSVWVNVDGQVPPHFKR; this is encoded by the coding sequence ATGCAAACCCAACTCTTCATCGACGGCCGCTTCACGGATGCCGTCGAAGGCGGCACGATCGACGTGCTCAATCCGCACGACGGCACGCTGATCGCGAAGATCGCCGCCGCCACGGCCGCCGACGTCGATCTCGCCGTGGAGGCCGCCGCGCGCGCGTTCCCGAAGTGGGCGGCGCTGCCCGCCGCCGAGCGAGGCCGCTTGCTGCTGCGTCTCGCCGACGCGATCGAGGCGAACGCCGAGGAGCTCGCGCAGCTCGAATCGCTCGACACGGGCCATCCGATCCGCGACTCGCGCGCCCTCGACGTACCGCGCACGGCGGCCTGCTTCCGCTACTTCGGCGGCATGGCCGACAAGCTGCAAGGCTCGGTGATTCCCGTCGAAACCGGTTTTCTCAACTACGTGCAGCGCGCGCCGATCGGCGTGGTCGGCCAGATCGTGCCGTGGAATTTTCCGCTGATGTTCACGAGCTGGAAGATGGGTCCGGCGCTCGCGGCCGGCAACACGGTCGTGCTCAAGCCTTCCGAGATCACGCCGCTCTCGACGCTGCGCATCGTCGAACTAATGGCGGAGGTCGGCTTTCCGGCGGGCGTCGTCAACATCGTCGCGGGCTACGGTCACACGGCCGGGCAGCGCCTCGCCGAGCACGAGGGCGTCGGCAAGATCGCGTTCACGGGCTCGACGGCGACGGGGCGGCGCATCGTCGAGGCGTCGAAGGGCAACCTGAAGCGCGTGCAGCTCGAACTGGGCGGCAAGGGCGCCAACATCGTGTTCGACGATGCGGATCTCGATGCCGCCATCAACGGCGCCGCGTGGGCGATCTTCCACAACCAGGGCCAGGCGTGCATCGCCGGGTCGCGCCTCATCCTGCACGAGCGCATCGCCGATGCGTTCCTCGAACGTTTCGTGGCGCTCGCCGCGTCGATCCGCGTCGGCAACCCGCTCGATCCCAACACCGAGATGGGGCCGCTGACGTCGAAGCAGCACCTCGAACGCGTGACGGCGTTCGTCGACGTGGCGCGCGCACAGGGCGGCCGCGTGCTCACCGGCGGCACCGCGCCGCACGATGCGTCGCTCGCGAACGGCTACTACGTGCGCCCGACGGTGGTCGAGGCCGCCAGCCCGAACGACAGCGTCGCCCAGGAGGAAGTGTTCGGCCCGTTCGCGACGGTTCTGCGCTTTCGCACCGACGAAGAGGCGCTCGCGATCGCCAACGGCACCGCCTACGGTCTCGGCAGCGGGCTGTGGACACGCGATCTGTCGCGTGCGCATCGCATGGCCGGGCAGATTCACGCGGGCATGTGCTGGGTCAATTGCTATAAGCGCGTCAATCCCGGCAGCCCGTTCGGCGGTGTGGGGCAGTCGGGCTACGGCCGCGAGATGGGCTTCGAGGCGATGCACGACTACACGGAAGCCCGCTCGGTCTGGGTCAACGTGGACGGCCAGGTGCCGCCGCACTTCAAGCGCTGA
- a CDS encoding maleylacetate reductase — MEPFVYQGTPSRVVFSWGALATLPEEVERLGARRALILATPEQRALADEVARVLGERAAGVHAEAVMHVPVSVARAALDTAAALDADCCVAVGGGSAIGLGKAIALESSLPIVAVPTTYAGSEMTPIYGLTEGRLKRTGRDPRVLPRTVIYDPSLTLSLPAEVTATSGMNAMAHAVEALYAEDANPTVSLMAEKSIRALGVALPAVVRAPDDAAMRSRALYGAWLAGTCLGAVGMALHHKLCHTLGGTFNLPHARTHAAMLPHTAHYNHAAAPAALARVARALGGREAAEAGPLLFALNRALGIPAALAALGMPEQGLDEAADLACRNPYANPRPVEREAIRALLGRAWQGAAPA; from the coding sequence ATGGAGCCCTTCGTCTATCAGGGGACGCCTTCGCGCGTGGTGTTCTCATGGGGCGCACTCGCCACGCTGCCCGAGGAAGTCGAGCGGCTGGGCGCGAGGCGCGCGCTGATTCTCGCGACGCCCGAACAGCGCGCGTTGGCCGACGAGGTGGCGCGCGTGCTCGGCGAGCGCGCCGCAGGCGTGCACGCCGAGGCGGTGATGCACGTGCCCGTGTCAGTCGCGCGCGCCGCGCTCGACACGGCTGCGGCGCTCGACGCCGATTGCTGCGTGGCGGTGGGCGGCGGTTCGGCCATCGGTCTCGGCAAGGCGATCGCGCTCGAATCGTCGCTGCCGATCGTCGCGGTACCCACCACCTACGCCGGCTCGGAGATGACCCCGATCTACGGCCTGACCGAAGGCCGCCTCAAGCGCACCGGCCGCGATCCGCGCGTGCTGCCGCGCACGGTGATCTACGATCCGTCGCTTACGCTTTCGCTGCCGGCGGAAGTTACGGCGACTTCAGGCATGAACGCCATGGCGCACGCGGTCGAAGCGCTCTACGCCGAGGATGCGAACCCGACCGTCAGCCTGATGGCGGAGAAATCGATCCGCGCGCTGGGCGTTGCCCTGCCCGCCGTCGTGCGCGCGCCGGACGACGCGGCGATGCGCAGCCGCGCCCTGTACGGGGCGTGGCTCGCGGGCACCTGCCTCGGCGCGGTCGGCATGGCATTGCACCACAAGCTCTGCCACACGCTCGGCGGCACCTTCAATCTGCCGCACGCGCGGACCCACGCGGCGATGCTGCCGCACACGGCGCACTATAACCACGCGGCAGCGCCCGCCGCGCTCGCGCGCGTGGCGCGTGCGCTGGGCGGCCGAGAGGCGGCCGAGGCGGGACCGCTGCTGTTCGCGCTGAACCGCGCACTCGGTATTCCGGCGGCGCTCGCGGCGCTCGGCATGCCGGAGCAAGGGCTCGACGAGGCTGCCGACCTCGCGTGCAGGAATCCGTATGCCAATCCGCGTCCGGTGGAGCGCGAGGCGATCCGCGCGTTGCTCGGGCGGGCATGGCAGGGCGCGGCGCCGGCCTGA
- a CDS encoding YciI family protein, with amino-acid sequence MPRYFAVFATDKPGMREVRERVRPVHRTYLRTATQHGVFVRLGGPTLAPQCDAMNGTLLVIEAEAIDDVMAFVSNDPYMQAGLFERVEIRPWNWSLGNPERRG; translated from the coding sequence ATGCCACGTTACTTCGCGGTTTTCGCGACCGACAAGCCCGGCATGCGCGAGGTACGCGAGCGCGTGCGGCCCGTGCATCGCACCTATTTGCGGACCGCCACGCAGCACGGCGTCTTCGTCCGCCTCGGCGGACCCACGCTCGCGCCGCAATGCGACGCGATGAACGGCACGCTGCTGGTGATAGAAGCGGAAGCGATCGACGACGTCATGGCGTTCGTCAGCAACGATCCGTACATGCAGGCAGGGTTGTTCGAGCGCGTCGAAATACGCCCCTGGAACTGGAGTCTCGGCAATCCCGAGCGGAGGGGGTGA
- a CDS encoding Rieske (2Fe-2S) protein encodes MDGMRLCHIDDVPDGGARVVAAAHADESIVVVRRGTQVWAYVNRCPHFSVPLDFEPGEISCYRAQVLMCAHHSALFRFDDGHCIEGPCAGAGLDTVGVEVDAGRWIAMSR; translated from the coding sequence ATGGACGGGATGCGGCTGTGCCATATCGACGACGTTCCGGACGGCGGCGCGCGCGTGGTCGCGGCGGCGCACGCGGACGAGTCGATCGTGGTCGTGCGGCGCGGCACGCAGGTTTGGGCTTACGTCAACCGCTGTCCGCACTTTTCCGTGCCGCTCGATTTCGAGCCAGGGGAAATCTCGTGCTATCGGGCGCAGGTGTTGATGTGCGCACATCACAGCGCGCTGTTCCGCTTCGACGATGGGCACTGCATCGAGGGGCCCTGCGCGGGGGCCGGGCTCGATACGGTAGGGGTCGAGGTCGACGCTGGCAGGTGGATTGCTATGAGCCGATAG